A window of Candidatus Neomarinimicrobiota bacterium genomic DNA:
CGGAGCATTGAAAAAGGTGCCAGGTGCCTGCTGGGCGGGGAGATCCCCGAAAGCGCAGGGGCCTACTATCCCCCCACGGTTCTCACCGCAGTCAAGCCAGGGATCCCAGCTTATGAAGAAGAGCTGTTCGGCCCTGTCGCAGCAATTATTCCTGTGAAAGATGAGAACGAAGCGATCAGGGTGGCCAACAACTCTCGCTTCGGTCTTGGGGCGGCGATCTTCACTAAAGACGTGGCAAGGGGAACACGAATTGCGGCGAATGAACTTGAAGCGGGCTGTTGCTTCGTAAATGCTCCGGTGAAGTCAGATCCCAGGCTGCCCTTCGGTGGTGTGAAGGAGAGCGGGTACGGACGCGAACTATCCAAATACGGGATCAAGGAGTTCGTGAACATCAAGACCGTTTTCGTGATGTGAAGGGATCCACACCGAATCGGCCACGTTGGCTTGAACCACGCTTCCCGATTTTCATCGAGGCCGAACTCATAGGCGGGAGGCCAGTAAGTTCCTCACCTATCCACCTTCTTAGATTGTCACTTCCCGGTTTTCCCAGGTCCGTCAAGATGGTGCTGCTGAAGTAGCTTTACCCGCCAGTTGTGGGCCGATCTCAGCGAGGAAAAGCTCGCTTTTCAGGCTTGAAATAGCCTCCCACCCGGATACCTGCCTGATACGCCGCCTATTCTACTGTCGTTAGGTCGCCGGACCGAATTTTCGGCGACACACCTACTGGAGAAATGTGACCGACATCAAAACCGCACGGACTGCGCGGCCCAAGTGGCGGCAAGCCGACAGGGGGCTAGAGGCGGATGTAGCCCCGGGCCTTGGAGGCCTGGTAGACCCGCGAGAGGGCGATGGCGAACGAGGCCAGGCGCAGGGAACATTTGTGTGCCGTAGCGAACTGCATCACGCCGGCAAAGCTTTTCCTGAGAGTGGCGTGGAGTTCCTTATCAATGCGCTCTTTCTCCCAGGCAAACTGCTGGATATTCTGGGCCCATTCGAAATAGCTTACGATAACGCCCCCGGCGTTGGCAATCAGGTCGGGGATGATCTCCACACCGTTGCGGGCCAGGATGTCGCTGCCCAGGGGGGTCACCGGGTGGTTGGCGGCCTCCACCACCACGCCGGCCTTGACTTTGCCAGCATTTTTCTCAGTGATAACACCTCCCAGCGCCGCCGGCACCAGGTAATCACATTCCTGGTTGAGGATCTCATCGCCGTCCAGAGGTTCACCGGCCTTAAATCCGACCACCGAGTCAGTCTTTTTCATATGCTCCATGAGGGCCCGGATGTCAAGACCAGCATCATTGCGGATGCCGCCCCGCACATCGCTGATGGCGATGACCTTGGCCCCTTTCTCCGCGAGGTGTAGGGCGGCGAAGGAGCCCACATTTCCGCACCCCTGGATGACCACCCTGGCATTCTTGAGGTTCCGGCCCTGCCGCTGGGCCCACTGCTCCGTGATGATGGCCACGCCCTTGCCGGTGGCGTCTTCCCGTCCCACGGAGCCGCCCAGTTCCAACGGCTTGCCGGTGACGATGGCAGGGGTATGGCCATTTAACCTGCCGTAGGCTGCCATGGCCCAGCCCATGACCTTGGCGTTGGTGCCCATGTCCGGGCCGGGTATGTCACGGTTGGGCCCGAGGATCATGGCGATGCGGGTGAAGAAGGTGACGGTGACATCATAGAGCTCCTCGTCGGTCATGGTGAGGGGATCGCAGGTGATGCCCCCCATGGCGCCGCCGAAGGGGATATCCACCAGAGCGGTCTTCCAGGTCATGAGGGAAGCGAGGGCCCGCACCTCGTGCAGGTCCACATGGGGATGGTAGCGGATGCCGCCCTTGTAAGGCCCCCGGGCGGCGTTGTGCTGGATACGGTAGCCGGTGAAGTTGCGCAATTTGCCATTGCTGAACAGGGGAATCTCCACGCGAATTTCCCGGTAGGGGCTCTTCAGCAGGGTCAGGGCTTCTTCCGGAACCTTCGCAAGCTCCCGAGCTGCATCCAAGCACTGGTTAACCTCGTCAAACGGTGTCAATGCTTTTTGGGGCTTTTCACTGCTCATTTGGGCTTCATCATTCCAATTGACGTTCCCATGAGCACGGGGACGGTTCCAGGCCAAAGGACAGCGGAGATATCATGGGCACTCAGGATGGGCATGGCATGGATGCACCGCAGTAGACACACGTTGGGCCGGCCTGCACATGGAACCCACAGTCGGGTCAGTCCCACTCTTCCTCCCACTCGTCGGCCTCGGGCTCGTCGCGATTGCGCAGATAGCTCTGATAGCTTACGGCGATAAGGTAGGCCAGCACAAGGATGACCGCGATGAGGGGGAGAACCGCTGACATGGGACTTCGCCGGCAGGCGCTTGGTTTCAAATTACAATGACATAGTCGCGGGCGGCTCCCCTTGCGTATGCACCAACGGGCGGCTACTGCCGCAGGCTCTCCGGGCCGGGAGTCCTCAGGAACTGGGGCGAAAAATCGATCTTGCCCGCGCTTTTGAGCTCGTTGAGGATGGCATTGACGGTCTGCCTGCAGGTGGCGGTGAGTTCGGCGATTTCCTGATGGGTAAGAAAGGGCCGTACCTCCCAGAGGTTCTCCATTTGCTTGCCGAAGTCCTCCATGTAGCGGAGCAGGAAATTCAGGACCCGAAAGTGGGCGTCCTTAAAAACCAGGTCTTCGATCTGGGACTCCACCTTGCGGATGCGCAGGCCGAGGTGGGTCCGGAACTGGCGGCTGAGGGCATTGCTTTTTTCGAGGATCTTCAGGAAGGCTTTCCGGTCGATAGCACAAACCACTGCGTCTTCCACCACTTCGGCGATGTTTTGATGAGTTTCCTGGCCGAGGATGGCCGACTCCCCGAAGATCTCGCCTGCGCCCAGCAGTGCCAGGATTACCGATCGCCCATCCGGCGAAATGCGGGAAATCTTGATCTTCCCCGATATCAACATATAAATGGTGTTGGAGGGCTCTTCGGGGAAGTAGACCACCTCCTTCTTGTTGGTGTAGTTCATCTGGCTGAGATCCGCCAGATCGGTGAGTGTCTGATCCTCAACTTCCTTGAAAAGATTGAAGTTCTGGAGGTCCCATATTTTCGTTCGTTCTGCCATGGTGGCGATGGAGTTTACTCAGATTTTCGCGATTTCCAAATTGTCCGAATCCGCTTAGTGACGGCCTCGGCGGTCATTTCCACCGGGTGGGCCACTTCTTTCCCTGGCCCAGAGGCCCCGAAACGGTCAACGCCCAGGGATAGGCCGTCCGAGCCGATGAACCACTCCCGGCCAGCAGGTGCTTCAGGAAGCGGAAGAATCCAGGCCGGGCGCTGCTGCTCCCTGCTCTCCTCTAGCCACTAAAGCTCCTCCAGCGTATGCGCCCGTCTCTGGTTCTCCTCCCGGAGCCATTCCATAAGGGGTGCGAAACAGACCATCACAGCCGCCGTAGAGAGGTCCTTCCCGGTGGTCTCACGCAACAGCTTCCGCCAGTCCATGGTTAATCCCGTCTCCATGATGGACCATAAGAAATCGCCTACCGCCTTTTTGCCGAAGTAGTTGGTCGCGTGGGGGCCCTGCCCCAGAATGTTCCGGGAAATATGATCGTGGAACTAGGCCACCAACACGTTGGAGATGGCATAGTC
This region includes:
- a CDS encoding aldehyde dehydrogenase family protein; translated protein: RSIEKGARCLLGGEIPESAGAYYPPTVLTAVKPGIPAYEEELFGPVAAIIPVKDENEAIRVANNSRFGLGAAIFTKDVARGTRIAANELEAGCCFVNAPVKSDPRLPFGGVKESGYGRELSKYGIKEFVNIKTVFVM
- a CDS encoding glutamate dehydrogenase, whose translation is MSSEKPQKALTPFDEVNQCLDAARELAKVPEEALTLLKSPYREIRVEIPLFSNGKLRNFTGYRIQHNAARGPYKGGIRYHPHVDLHEVRALASLMTWKTALVDIPFGGAMGGITCDPLTMTDEELYDVTVTFFTRIAMILGPNRDIPGPDMGTNAKVMGWAMAAYGRLNGHTPAIVTGKPLELGGSVGREDATGKGVAIITEQWAQRQGRNLKNARVVIQGCGNVGSFAALHLAEKGAKVIAISDVRGGIRNDAGLDIRALMEHMKKTDSVVGFKAGEPLDGDEILNQECDYLVPAALGGVITEKNAGKVKAGVVVEAANHPVTPLGSDILARNGVEIIPDLIANAGGVIVSYFEWAQNIQQFAWEKERIDKELHATLRKSFAGVMQFATAHKCSLRLASFAIALSRVYQASKARGYIRL
- a CDS encoding Crp/Fnr family transcriptional regulator, which produces MAERTKIWDLQNFNLFKEVEDQTLTDLADLSQMNYTNKKEVVYFPEEPSNTIYMLISGKIKISRISPDGRSVILALLGAGEIFGESAILGQETHQNIAEVVEDAVVCAIDRKAFLKILEKSNALSRQFRTHLGLRIRKVESQIEDLVFKDAHFRVLNFLLRYMEDFGKQMENLWEVRPFLTHQEIAELTATCRQTVNAILNELKSAGKIDFSPQFLRTPGPESLRQ
- a CDS encoding M2 family metallopeptidase, with the protein product MSRNILGQGPHATNYFGKKAVGDFLWSIMETGLTMDWRKLLRETTGKDLSTAAVMVCFAPLMEWLREENQRRAHTLEEL